One Chitinophaga sp. H8 DNA window includes the following coding sequences:
- the rpsG gene encoding 30S ribosomal protein S7, with translation MRKQAAKKLPLAPDPRFNDKLVTRFVNNVMEQGKKSIAYKIFYDAVDKVSQITGENGYEVWKKALNNVTPAVEVRSRRIGGATFQIPAEVRADRKISLSIKWLIRFAGERNGKSMAEKLANEIVAASKGEGAAFKKKEDTHRMAEANKAFSHFRI, from the coding sequence ATGAGAAAGCAAGCTGCGAAAAAGTTGCCTCTGGCTCCGGATCCCAGGTTCAATGACAAATTGGTTACCCGTTTTGTTAATAACGTAATGGAGCAAGGAAAAAAGAGCATTGCCTATAAAATATTCTACGACGCGGTGGATAAAGTGAGCCAGATAACTGGTGAAAACGGTTATGAAGTGTGGAAAAAGGCATTAAATAATGTTACTCCTGCTGTTGAAGTTAGAAGCCGTCGTATTGGTGGTGCTACCTTCCAGATTCCTGCTGAAGTTCGTGCTGACAGAAAGATCTCTTTGAGCATCAAGTGGTTGATCCGTTTTGCAGGTGAAAGAAATGGTAAGAGCATGGCTGAGAAACTGGCAAATGAAATTGTAGCTGCCAGCAAAGGTGAAGGTGCTGCTTTCAAAAAGAAAGAAGATACACACCGTATGGCTGAAGCTAACAAGGCTTTCTCTCACTTCAGAATCTAA
- a CDS encoding branched-chain amino acid aminotransferase, producing MIADYPTVNSTVMEEALKKIKVTKTTHSRLSEVDFNHLVFGKKYADHMLVADFDGKAWGNAQILPFQNFSVSPSNAAWHYGQAIFEGIKAYKDQEGNPMIFRPYDNYKRFNISAERMGMPEVPEWLFIGGMSMLIDLDRDWVPTGEGCSLYLRPFMIATDEFIGVRPSDTYRFAIINSPSGPYFNKPIKLLVQDKYVRAFPGGVGYAKAAGNYGGAMYPTMQARKEGFDQILWVDGYEHKYLQECGTMNVFAIIGNKALTPDLSQGTILEGVTRASVMSVLEDMGFTVEERPVSIDEIVAAYKDGTLREVFGTGTAASVAYVEQLNYQNEQLTLDTTKYDVGREVIQRLDAIRTGRAEDTRNWNFKIS from the coding sequence ATGATAGCAGATTATCCAACCGTAAATTCAACAGTAATGGAAGAAGCGTTAAAGAAGATTAAAGTCACAAAAACTACCCATAGCCGGTTAAGTGAAGTGGATTTTAACCACCTGGTGTTTGGTAAAAAATATGCAGACCATATGCTGGTGGCGGATTTTGATGGTAAAGCGTGGGGGAATGCCCAGATACTGCCTTTTCAAAACTTTTCAGTAAGTCCGTCCAATGCAGCATGGCACTATGGCCAGGCTATTTTTGAGGGTATCAAAGCCTATAAAGATCAGGAAGGGAATCCGATGATTTTCCGTCCTTATGACAATTACAAGCGCTTTAATATTTCCGCGGAGCGGATGGGGATGCCGGAAGTACCGGAGTGGTTGTTTATAGGAGGTATGTCAATGTTGATTGATCTGGACCGTGACTGGGTGCCAACCGGGGAGGGCTGTTCCCTTTACCTGCGTCCTTTTATGATTGCCACAGATGAGTTTATAGGCGTACGCCCTTCAGATACTTATCGTTTTGCGATTATCAATTCACCATCGGGGCCTTATTTCAACAAGCCGATCAAGCTACTGGTGCAGGATAAATATGTGAGAGCGTTTCCTGGTGGGGTAGGATATGCCAAGGCAGCAGGCAACTATGGCGGGGCCATGTATCCTACCATGCAGGCACGGAAAGAAGGCTTTGACCAGATCCTGTGGGTAGACGGCTATGAGCATAAGTACCTGCAGGAGTGCGGTACGATGAACGTATTTGCCATTATTGGTAATAAAGCCCTTACACCTGATCTTAGTCAGGGTACTATCCTGGAGGGAGTAACCCGGGCCAGTGTGATGTCTGTACTGGAGGATATGGGTTTTACCGTAGAGGAAAGGCCGGTTTCTATTGATGAGATTGTAGCCGCCTACAAGGATGGTACCTTGCGGGAAGTATTTGGTACCGGTACTGCGGCCAGTGTGGCATATGTGGAGCAGCTGAACTACCAGAACGAGCAGTTGACCCTGGATACCACCAAATATGATGTAGGGCGTGAAGTGATCCAGCGACTGGATGCCATCCGTACTGGAAGGGCGGAGGATACCCGGAACTGGAACTTCAAAATAAGTTAG